A portion of the Osmia lignaria lignaria isolate PbOS001 chromosome 15, iyOsmLign1, whole genome shotgun sequence genome contains these proteins:
- the LOC117600437 gene encoding KICSTOR complex protein SZT2 isoform X2 produces the protein MASTKNEEKSILEADTVFLLMKKGFPISRNVRAQWMIEHLDTVITIQTPSFKNKEAPELEVVSVLPKTKVESWSSETSHQYLYRVTSTTSITFLAHKYRMVFNLDLSPSLATIDIEHGEIVIDEVYIATKRFLENIIKPFTIPGSKRIIQPEIYVTIIAHTPFFTNPAQQVLVQGWLVTMDNVSQLTSFIEKQLNILEEKIACITAIASQQLENLRAESERLVGGLFEESNTCLNKSSTSGTNVSIISPESNFVNMLRYGMLALTLLPEHSCAHMIVVSDGIVGTTDVHVLDSVIQQLRATTIACSFLHVGSAYHPHCADGLVPYQDLLHFIARATLGTYMTFISHSAHANETEMNIYHANFLCWQLYREVNCSSLPDYSNWNSKNSLFYEQKSDQLLQKKQIEDKVTCTLSSLLCCRLREGYLIKRANVRDEMLEICFLLLWKSSVSLEYVIVCPWSTKSLSASNTIQYKITIEAPYEFLHDITCLSKKPLKSQYRQGVVNCFWTALTSLTESDTMLAHFSWFPECGWTWYSVPDTIRSGMPVFYLSAYPSPNTVQLSDAACPQFGQIWQPVVSLNPLQWARWMHTQRVTLILSHDRPVPKHLHQANQSGRFQCVQSRQAAAVLYAMLKNWATFVLVENHTYVQFIYREADKPPVSFSLIRINCKALCVVLNIAFAAGTEGVVRHNVVVDLLDRLSKLTLPNRPTEQKETSSCTIIHKSLERILIRYERMPTDLNSIVFPDGTQTNSTRNTQIFGGILTTSLSRYLYHNRWLWHMKRPFVQTIPGITLPRLNITAIARILSTITKMRLVEGFNFTYSAAGIMNMVLEVQMQGVGKGDALYPCIIQYILFPPHVTSNTTVERDSASEEDTDEGTADGEVSMDDFEGFGDFQIVSEIWIEPQCGFSQLPAQSTAAYMHQLQYHEIPDAIARIDEECINALLTLEYLSLLSQVIPSEKSTDIVYGQIYQDSKLLKKSNRNNKNNSASAEESYEGLSMNDEKIHMMHFSFDILNILPKCQQAELLFSMFGNGLTDADRGRESANKILMDNLLEHMKQLHNKELLLTSADSQRFTKMLLNRRRVGGPFLPFFSQKEFPEDSSSNIELNFYPRWKCFVKGISTTHVIITILPASEKDVHLFMSPSYTEECLNESKPDNDFMDDPAARIDEQRNPQDFEGSLVIPVYVYDCSLALLIDTLIDKLKISHNKDIYQDHTFRVSHQECKDFVELKSDYSLKPITSEQKSEDSENTSSDQRSLMEHCKLLSLAHCHCYVVAVYKSLVLQQSLSYEDMEAAVEQCEETLIEINITNYLRSVCRHLSRLSDNDALDELKATVCDDVKPLHDLIKEKFEKIITVAFRPVPAHPEFYYCSPFWSDNEADLVGFERTESIDAMEDLAFHSINTDYASQSLHSTGNMSWPTRDIHNITDLSSHSSEESLDSDFQEQNIYRNEQPLFLQLNCSVRFQSKSGFCSIPVKSLPTCFMEIIQKMEDYKDKNIVGLNLTDLKITLDIICLNLPREVLEISLERYSGLRATSFCSGSPVGSLRTESGSSLENNARNESFQERMSHLPLNQHNAISNLKDEIEWLLQDETATALLDRPYVNEEILNFVANHISESTDRFSCKVEKVALHFVFPSEDSKPKFISELKKLQIDKYCIREEGNLFYFVKNLEQTLADPVTENSKGDNRGLKKKNDNGVEDTGQEKKYCTESNLRAHFKAQKSYSEMSDVIKETSGMSDGCKQEGNSKNGFQWLIDLDNRESSLPNFWLILNVENDYVNVYFHCRFLEIVSPEVNSYWHTQKMLVSQIKCTCRRVNQYLLLQNLHKTSKCSELLETDSSEDYNWKSETANEFSSAMQNSSILNFTPGMFRCRVVWKFTFRLHPRLKTGPGRSGLSRGIKALHGVLDRFAVSNRSNMFVYQENNKNVFYLRLHEQITNGKSLQNKLSESDEQLVVSRSNSVVSLSQVKLNENIASNDTRPRVRSFSEKESNVLNKTEDLIILMVHGISDAGPEVKRDLVQVLQNRLDDAVLEVLSIMLARNPMCKLTPADVHFIQPPKSPESVIQLSIQKYCIPHVVALEFYLRQNILQFLYIPKYTDNRPEYHFQEYSQLEEPTTKSTESDIFLYNQSHSSGSKGIACIALSITGTPEKSSVESLENEEANDSFPETITTQDFENIVSTSVFDKNSGESPPLIEFKIWKQGRVNLETLGQKLRSAVKHAIWDLITEYKFLSTPLIESFERNTLETSVEPKKGQTSAKIESVAIAAQDRFETGEEGKLHSVYCVTLSKWFQFALELGVPSVKKHEVIITHRHAISTIIRELETLIQNQVPDTSCRTFILRDRQPFVEKFVLNEESTRNNENNYVLPENKENVDLPFNVPCDFNKDVSGSCTKCILIARNFYQWKASFDKKVQPELLIPKDQKVLQKFNPLLLESNFVSRQRILLAEVQSNNITIYMYNWSKEKSEKLIKQTTALGTWLSSRSNFLTNVIMHKLGIFHHQLHPSRDQTNSQYFQTVDMESLTKFSSGASHNDGKDWTKFNNRAQNIKHNQFSWNEIIGQMMRDVKPNSHFHNNDDSTVKAVHDLQDLRCREKKGKEDLNKLYAMWQNRSATPNFPVSITALNTFKQYSRLIHFCHTPLLFLPSWRLQSAATRDHSLTLQSSLNQNINVYQQLSQQERKNQSEQTDLVKWHQELCSLMLSEYKQYLQILGFSPVQLEAVDKSSEKQVQQQSYYLKKSMLGGVLLFEIHLSQPFFIVKLHIIECSRFQTKTSSALINQFMLSFVDACDKIKINMHLHSFTYDFHLRCIHSYIAGSGSWSLQQGYHLIHFLDDFNKYYSKAPNYARNLIYSDIVTIRNLTIPGRILYSYLLSHEKTYNMRVFVMKNDHQDAQESEYVLVNLKSTPLISHCDTQDTKYTDDFDVALIVSHLEQSSQGDKSEITLKYYLMLTSKRELYPKREVENNKLGKFRTVYSIEKMQSGVK, from the exons ATGGCTTCTACAAAAAATGAG gAGAAATCCATTTTAGAAGCAGATACTGTCTTCTTGTTAATGAAGAAAGGTTTTCCTATATCTCGAAATGTAAGAGCCCAATGGATGATAGAACATTTAGATACTGTGATAACCATACAGACTCCAAGTTTTAAAAACAAAGAAGCACCAGAATTAGAAGTTGTATCTGTTTTACCAAAGACAAAAGTGGAATCATGGTCTTCTGAAACAAGCCATCAGTATCTGTATAGAGTAACTTCTACAACTTCAATAACATTTTTGGCTCACAAATACAGGATGGTTTTTAATTTAGATTTAAGTCCATCACTTGCAACCATA GATATAGAACATGGTGAAATTGTAATAGATGaagtatatatagcaacaaaacgatttttggaaaatattattaagcct TTCACCATTCCAGGAAGTAAAAGAATAATACAACCAGAAATTTATGTAACTATAATTGCTCACACACCATTTTTTACAAATCCTGCACAGCAAGTTCTAGTACAAGGTTGGCTAGTAACTATGGATAATGTCAGTCAGCTTACAAGCTTTATAGAGAAACAACTTAATATATTAGAAGAAAAAATAGCATGTATTACTGCTATAGCTAGTCAACAATTGGAAAACTTAAGAGCTGAAAGTGAACGTTTGGTGGGAGGACTTTTTGAAGAAAGCAATActtgtttaaataaaagtagTACATCTGGTACTaatgtttcaataatttctcCAGAATCGAACTTCGTTAATATGTTGAGATATGGAATGTTAGCACTTACACTTCTACCAGAACACAGTTGTGCAC ATATGATCGTTGTATCAGATGGTATAGTTGGAACTACAGATGTTCATGTCTTAGATTCTGTTATACAACAGCTACGCGCAACAACGATTGCATGCAGTTTTCTACACGTTGGCAGTGCATATCATCCACATTGTGCAGATGGTTTAGTTCCATATCAGGATTTGTTACATTTTATTGCTAGGGCTACATTGGGTACTTATATGACTTTTATTTCACATTCT GCACATGCAAACGAAAcagaaatgaatatttatcatGCAAATTTTTTATGCTGGCAACTATATCGTGAAGTGAACTGTAGTAGTTTACCAGATTATTCAAACTGGAATTCTAAAAACTCTTTGTTTTATGAGCAAAAATCCGATCAACTATTACAAAAGAAGCAAATAGAAGATAAAGTTACTTGTACATTAAGTAGCTTGCTATGCTGTCGTCTTCGTGAAGGATATTTAATAAAACGTGCTAATGTGAGAGATGAAATGCTtgaaatttgttttttattgtTATGGAAATCTAGTGTTTCGCTCGAATATGTAATAGTATGTCCTTGGTCTACAAAGTCATTATCTGCATctaatacaatacaatataaaattactatagaag CCCCGTATGAATTTCTACACGACATCACATGTTTATCGAAAAAACCACTAAAATCACAATATCGTCAAGGTGTTGTTAATTGTTTCTGGACAGCATTGACTTCTTTAACAGAGAGTGATACTATGCTTGCACATTTTAGCTGGTTTCCAGAATGTGGTTGGACTTGGTATAGTGTACCAGATACCATTAGAAGCGGCATGCCAGTCTTTTATTTGTCAGCTTATCCTTCACCTAATACAGTACAACTTAG TGATGCAGCATGCCCACAATTTGGACAAATATGGCAACCAGTAGTATCTTTAAATCCTTTACAATGGGCTCGTTGGATGCATACACAAAGAgtaacattaattttatcaCACGATAGGCCAGTGCCAAAACATTTACACCAGGCAAATCAAAGCGGTCGTTTTCAGTGTGTTCAAAGTCGTCAGGCAGCTGCCGTTCTCTACGCCATGTTAAAAAATTGGGCAACGTTCGTCCTCGTTGAAAACCACACATATGTACAATTTATTTACAGAGAAGCAGATAAACCTcctgtttcattttcattaattcgTATTAATTGCAAAGCTCTTTGTGTTGTCCTTAACATTGCATTCGCAGCTGGAACAGAAGGGGTCGTTCGACATAATGTCGTGGTTGATCTTTTAGATAGATTATCAAAGCTTACTTTACCAAATAGACCTACGGAACAAAAGGAAACATCTTCTTGCACAATTATACATAAATCTTTGGAAAGAATTTTGATTAGATATGAGCGAATGCCAACTGATTTAAATTCTATTGTATTTCCGGATGGAACCCAAACAAATTCAACGCGAAATACACAGATATTTGGAGGAATTTTGACAACTAGTTTGTCTAGATATCTGTATCATAATCGATGGCTATGGCACATGAAACGACCATTTGTGCAAACAATTCCGGGGATTACATTACCAAGATTGAATATAACTGCCATTGCAAGAATTCTGTCTACAAttacaaa GATGCGTTTAGTTGAGggttttaattttacttattcAGCGGCGGGCATCATGAATATGGTTCTTGAAGTACAAATGCAAGGAGTTGGTAAAGGTGATGCATTATATCCATGCattattcaatatattttatttcctcCACATGTTACATCGAATACAACAGTAGAACGCGACAGTGCATCCGAAGAAGATACAGatgagg GTACCGCCGATGGCGAAGTGAGTATGGATGACTTTGAGGGTTTTGGTGACTTCCAAATTGTTTCTGAAATTTGGATTGAACCACAGTGCGGTTTCTCACAACTACCAGCACAGTCTACCGCAGCTTATATGCATCAGTTGCAATACCATGAGATCCCAGATGCA ATTGCTCGAATAGACGAAGAATGTATCAATGCCTTATTAACTTTGGAATACTTGAGTTTATTAAGTCAAGTAATACCCAGTGAGAAGAGTACCGACATTGTTTATGGACAAATCTATCAAGATAGTAAATTGTTAAAGAAAAGTAATAGAAATAACAAGAATAACAGTGCCAGTGCTGAAGAATCATATGAAGGATTATCAATGAACGATGAAAAAATACATATGATGCATTTCTCTTTTGATATACTAAATATACTACCAAAATGTCAACAAGCAGAACTATTATTTTCTATGTTTGGCAATG GTTTAACTGATGCTGACCGAGGACGAGAAagtgcaaataaaattttaatggaTAATTTGCTAGAGCACATGAAACAATTGCACAACAAAGAACTTTTATTAACTTCAGCTGATTCACAGAGATTCACAAAAATGCTTCTTAATAGACGTCGTGTTGGTGGtccatttttaccatttttttccCAAAAAG aatttccaGAGGATTCTTCATCTAATATCGAGCTAAATTTCTATCCACGTTGGAAGTGTTTTGTAAAAGGAATTAGTACAACACATGTAATTATTACAATCTTACCTGCATCAGAAAAGGATGTCCATTTATTTATGTCACCCTCGTATACAGAAGAGTGTTTA AACGAGTCGAAGCCGGATAATGATTTTATGGATGATCCTGCAGCAAGAATAGACGAACAAAGAAATCCTCAAGATTTCGAAGGAAGTTTGGTCATTCCCGTTTATGTATACGATTGCTCCTTAGCTTTGTTAATTGACACGTTAATAGACAAATTAAAGATATCGCATAACAAAGACATTTATCAGGATCATACGTTTAGAGTAAGTCATCAGGAGTGTAAAGACTTTGTGGAATTAAAATCTGATTATAGTTTAAAGCCAATCACTTCTGAACAAAAAAGCGAAGATTCAGAGAATACTTCCAGTG ACCAACGAAGTCTGATGGAGCACTGTAAGTTATTAAGTTTGGctcactgtcattgttacgtgGTTGCTGTTTATAAATCATTGGTACTGCAACAATCCCTCAGTTACGAGGACATGGAAGCTGCGGTAGAACAATGCGAAGAaactttaattgaaataaacatAACAAATTATTTGCGATCCGTGTGCAGACATTTGAGTAGATTGTCTGACAATGATGCGTTAGATGAACTGAAGGCTACTGTGTGCGACGATGTTAAGCCCTTACACGATTTAATTAAAGAGAAATTTGAGAAGATAATTACAGTTGCCTTTAGACCCGTACCTGCGCACcctgaattttattattgttcacCATTTTGGTCGGATAATGAAGCG gATCTTGTTGGATTTGAAAGAACAGAAAGCATCGATGCAATGGAGGATCTCGCATTTCATTCAATAAATACTGATTATGCATCGCAAAGCCTTCACAGTACGG GAAATATGTCGTGGCCAACCAGAGATATACATAATATAACAGATCTTTCAAGTCATAGCTCTGAAGAATCTCTCGACAGTGATTTTCAGGAACAGAACATTTATAGAAACGAACAACCTCtctttttacaattaaattgtTCTGTGCGATTTCAATCCAAGTCTGGGTTTTGTAGTATTCCTGTAAAGTCTCTACCAACTTGTTTCatggaaattattcaaaaaatggAAGATTATAAAGACAAAAACATAGTTGGTTTAAATTTAACCGATTTAAAAATCACTTTGGATATCATTTGCTTAAATCTACCAAGGGAGGTGTTAGAAATAAGCCTGGAACGCTATTCAGGTTTGAGAGCAACATCCTTTTGTAGCGGTTCTCCAGTTGGTAGCTTGCGAACGGAAAGTGGAAGCAGTTTGGAAAATAATGCTAGAAACGAGTCGTTTCAAGAAAGAATGTCCCACCTTCCTTTGAATCAGCATAATGCTATCAGCAATTTGAAAGACGAAATCGAGTGGCTTTTACAAGATGAAACTGCAACTGCTCTTTTGGATCGGCCATATGTAAACGAAGAGATTTTAAATTTCGTCGCGAATCATATTTCAGAATCAACGGATAGATTTAGTTGTAAAGTAGAGAAAGTAGCTTTGCATTTTGTTTTTCCTTCGGAAGATAGTAAACCAAAATTCATAAGCGAATTGAAGAAACTCCAAATCGACAAATATTGTATTCGAGAAGAAGggaatctattttattttgtgaagAATTTGGAACAAACATTGGCTGATCCTGTGACTGAAAATTCCAAAGGTGATAATAgaggattaaaaaagaaaaatg aCAATGGTGTGGAAGATACAGGAcaggaaaaaaaatattgtacgGAAAGTAACTTGAGAGCTCACTTTAAAGCTCAAAAGAGTTATTCTGAAATGTCTGATGTAATTAAGGAAACATCGGGAATGAGTGATGGATGCAAACAAGAGGGTAATTCTAAGAATGGTTTCCAGTGGCTAATAGATCTTGACAATCGTGAAAGTTCTTTACCAAATTTCTGGTTGATTTTAAACGTTGAAAATGACTATGTCAATGTCTACTTCCATTGTAG ATTTTTGGAAATTGTGTCACCAGAAGTAAATAGTTACTGGCATACTCAGAAGATGTTGGTTTCCCAAATAAAATGCACCTGTCGCAGAGTAAACCAGTATTTACTGTTACAAAATCTTCACAAAACGAGTAAATGCTCGGAGCTTTTGGAAACTGACTCGAGCGAAGATTACAATTGGAAATCTGAAACAGCTAATGAATTTAGCAGTGCCATGCAAAACAGTTCAATACTAAACTTCACGCCAGGAATGTTCCGATGTCGGGTTGTTTGGAAATTCACTTTCCGTCTACATCCTCGATTGAAAACTGGCCCTGGAAGATCAGGACTTTCCCGAGGTATAAAAGCTTTACACGGCGTACTTGATAGATTTGCCGTAAGTAATCGAAGCAATATGTTTGTGTATCAAGAGAATAATAAGAACGTGTTTTACTTAAGACTACACGAACAAATAACTAATGGAAAATCTCTGCAAAATAAATTGTCAGAGAGCGACGAGCAACTCGTTGTTTCTAGAAGTAACAGTGTAGTTTCGTTGTCGCAAGTTAAATTAAATGAGAATATCGCATCGAACGATACAAGACCAAGAGTTCGATCCTTCAGCGAGAAAGAGTCAAACGTTCTAAACAAAACTGAAGACTTGATCATCCTGATGGTGCATGGAATTTCTGATGCAGGTCCAGAAGTAAAACGAGATTTGGTACAAGTCCTGCAAAATCGTTTAGATGATGCGGTGCTTGAAGTTTTGTCAATCATGTTAGCACGAAATCCAATGTGTAAATTAACTCCTGCCGATGTTCATTTTATCCAACCACCAAAGTCGCCAGAATCTGTGATACAGCTGAGCATACAAAAATACTGTATACCGCATGTTGTCGCTTTGGAGTTTTATTTACGACAAAATATACTTCAGTTCTTGTATATACCAAAGTATACCGATAACAGACCAGAATATCACTTCCAGGAATATTCGCAGCTCGAAGAGCCGACGACGAAGAGTACCGAGTCGGATATATTCTTATATAATCAGAGCCATTCCAGCGGCAGCAAGGGTATCGCCTGTATAGCGTTGTCGATTACAGGAACACCTGAAAAATCATCAGTCGAATCGTTGGAAAATGAAGAAGCAAATGATAGTTTTCCTGAAACGATAACCACTCAAGATTTCGAGAACATCGTGTCTACGTCAGTTTTTGACAAAAACTCGGGTGAATCGCCACCCTTGATTGAATTCAAGATCTGGAAACAAGGGAGAGTTAATCTAGAAACGTTAGGACAAAAGTTGCGTTCCGCGGTTAAACATGCTATTTGGGATTTAATTACGGAATACAAGTTTCTGTCTACCCCTTTGATAGAATCATTTGAAAGAAACACTTTGGAGACATCTGTTGAACCTAAAAAAGGACAAACATCGGCGAAGATTGAAAGTGTAGCAATAGCAGCACAAGATCGGTTCGAAACAGGCGAAGAAGGAAAATTACATAGCGTTTATTGTGTTACATTATCAAAATGGTTTCAGTTTGCTCTGGAACTTGGAGTTCCATCCGTGAAAAAACATGAAGTCATCATCACCCATAGACACGCTATATCTACAATCATTAGAGAGTTAGAAACTCTGATACAAAATCAAGTACCGGATACTTCTTGTAGAACGTTTATTCTAAGAGATAGACAAccttttgttgaaaaatttgttttgaaTGAAGAATCGacaagaaataatgaaaataattatgttttaccagagaataaagaaaatgtaGATTTACCTTTCAACGTACCATGTGATTTTAATAAGGACGTATCAGGATCCTGTACCAAATGTATTTTAATTGCTAGAAACTTTTATCAATGGAAAGCTTCTTTCGATAAAAAGGTGCAACCAGAATTACTTATTCCAAAAG ATCAAAAGGTGCTACAGAAATTTAATCCTTTATTATTGGAATCTAATTTTGTATCAAGACAACGAATATTGCTTGCTGAAGTTCAAAGTAATAAT ATTACTATCTATATGTATAATTGGTCAAAGGAAAAATCTGAGAAGTTGATAAAACAAACTACCGCTTTGGGTACATGGCTTTCTTCGAGGTCGAATTTTTTGACAAATGTAATAATGCACAAATTGGGAATATTTCATCACCAGTTACACCCTTCAAGGGATCAAACAAACTCCCAATACTTTCAAACTGTGGATATGGAGAGTCTTACGAAATTTTCAAGTGGTGCATCGCACAATGATGGAAAAGATTGGACGAAATTTAATAACAGAGCTCAAAATATAAAACACAATCAGTTTTCGTGGAATGAAATAATTGGTCAAATGATGCGCGATGTAAAACCCAATAGTCATTTTCATAATAACGATGATTCAACTGTAAAAGCTGTTCATGATTTACAAGATTTACGGTGTCGtgagaagaaaggaaaag aggatttaaacaaattatatgcaatgtggcaGAACCGTAGTGCTACTCCAAACTTTCCAGTTTCGATTACTGCTTTAAATACATTCAAACAATATTCTCGTTTGATACATTTTTGTCATACACCGTTATTATTCTTACCTTCATGGCGTTTACAATCTGCCGCAACAAGAGATCATTCGCTAACATTACAATCTTCGTTGAACCAAAACATTAACGTTTATCAACAATTATCGCAACAAGAACGAAAGAATCAAAGTGAACAAACAGACCTTGTAAAATGGCATCAAGAATTATGTAGCCTAATGTTATCTGAATACAAacaatatcttcaaatattggGCTTTAGTCCTGTTCAACTGGAAGCAGTAGATAAAAG TTCGGAGAAGCAAGTTCAACAACAATCTTATTATCTCAAAAAGTCAATGCTTGGAGGAGTATTactatttgaaattcatttatcccaaccatttttcattgttaaattACATATTATTGAATGCAGTCGTTTCCAAACAAAAACTAGCAGCGCTTTAATTAATCAA TTTATGTTGAGTTTTGTGGATGCATGTGACAAAATCAAGATTAATATGCATTTGCATTCATTTACGTACGATTTCCATTTACGTTGCATCCATTCATATATTGCTGGTAGTGGATCTTGGTCATTACAGCAAGGCTATCATCTTATCCATTTTCTTGatgatttcaataaatattacaGCAAAGCGCCAAATTACGCGAGAAATCTTATATATAGTG ATATAGTGACTATTCGCAATTTGACCATACCAGGTCGCATCCTctattcttatttattatctCATGAAAAGACCTATAACATGCGCGTGTTTGTAATGAAAAATGATCATCAGGATGCTCAAGAAAGTGAATATGTCTTAGTAAATTTAAAAAGTACTCCATTGATTAGTCATTGTGATACACAAGATACGAAGTATACCGACGATttcgatgttgcacttatcgtGTCACATTTAGAACAATCTTCACAAGGAGATAAATcagaaattacattaaaatattatttaatgttaACTAGTAAAAGAGAATTATATCCAAAGAGAGAagtagaaaataataaacttgGAAAGTTTCGCACGGTATACAGTATAGAAAA aatGCAGTCAGGAGTcaagtga